In Carassius carassius chromosome 27, fCarCar2.1, whole genome shotgun sequence, the sequence gcatccttgcctaCACACACTTTTAAGTGATGGTTTCTTTAAGCATAGAGCATTTCAGATCAGTGGGCAGTGGAGTTTCTTCATCTGGAGAAGCTGTATCATGAAAGACTGCTGTCTAATCTGGCCTCCATACAAGAGAAATGGGGTAAGGATGCCAGATGATTTtggataataatatatatatatataaccagagGAGGTTACACTATTTACATGTGAGGGATTTTCCTGAAGCATTGTTTTATCTTGTAAGGATGAGACTCCTTTTGTACTGTAAATAGGAAAATTGCTAGTTTCATCCTTCATTAGTTAACAGAAGTAGAATGGTTTGAACTAAGAGAATAGCATGTATGTTTTTAGATTGCTTTCACATATTCTACGAGAAGGTAAATGCATGGGAGAATATGAGACAGTCAAAATGATTCAAAGACTAGCATCCATACAGGTATGTTTGGTTTCAGAGTCCCAGAGGAAAATCAGCATCCAACCTGAAAATAACTCTCCTTTAAACTCTAATGgaactgacagagagagagagcatatggAACTGTTGAGTCATATCTGCAAAACACACCAGAGGTGAGACAGTGTGCAAGCaagtagtaaataataataataatagcattttttttcccTTCCTTAAAATATTTGTTCCTGAAAAAACCAGGCCTCATCAATTTTAAACAGATTTATAGGGGGAATTTTTACttactatattatatacacatacattcaAATATACATACTaactcaaattaaatatttagatgTGCATATTATATTACACAGAAAATTGAATTTGACCAAATCTACTTCTCCTTTTTCAGACCTAACCTCTCTTTGGAAAAGGTAAAACATTACACTTGTTTTATTAGTCACCTATGCGGTTTAAGTTTTTGTGAGTCTGATTAAAGCAGTCTGTTATTGCAGAACATGGACGACATAAAACTACACAACACCCCAGCCCTCGTGTCAAAACACAGAAGATCAAAACAAGAACAAGCTTTAGTGAACTCATCCGAGAGAGAGAACCGGGCGGAGGACTGCTCATGGCCAGAAGCTGAACAGGAGCCAGAAGAGGACTGTGAATTGAATGAGGAGGACGAGGACGAGGAAGGTCTTGAGGAGGATGAGTTCTGGAATGAGGAGCTGCAGGATGACACAGTCGTCGACGGCCAGGTTCCTGTGGATGAGCTGGCCAGCCTTATTCAGGTAGAAGAGGTAAGACGCTGTAGGAGCCATGTTAATCTCTTACATATTACCATCTGCCCTTAGAAAAACTAAGCATGCTGAGACACCATCCGTCTGATGCAGTCTTTCCAAACCATCCGCTTACTGAACGATTTGTATTCCTCAGGGCCTAAGTATGCAATGTATTAATCTGGGTTCTCAAATTGAATTTTTATGACTTTGTAAAAGGTCAAGTGGGACTTTCTTCCAATTCTCAGGCCACATTTCTTAGCCACAGGGTTTCTCGGCTTTGTGAAAGCAAAATAGCGTGATGTCATCCACAGCGTTATGGCAGCCATCTGCAGGAATTTTATAAAGAAGTGTTCAGGGAGTGTATGGTTTCCCAAAGCTATTGGGTGTGGTCGTCTTAAATAACAGTCCAGCTGCATAAACCTTTTCCAGAGCTGCGTCCGACACACACTGCGAGTGTGTGAAGAGTTCTGGACTTTTTTTCTGTCAACACACACAACATATGCATTACATGATTTGTTTGTTAgttgtacattattattttatagtgatTTGAAGACTTGGCAATTTTCTTTTGGCCTCTGATTTGACTTggaaaagcaacaacaacaacaaaaataatagccTAATTTTTACATCATGACATaattaagccacattaaaaaacaaacatgtaaaaTGGCAGGATTTTCATTATTAGGTCAACTGTCCTTGTGAAAAAAGTGTGCTGAAATGAATTGAATTTGCACTTGTAGTGTGCTTTAAATCTATAagaaaaaatataagaaataaaaagtcCACATAAAAAGCGAGTACACGTTCATGACTTTCTTACACTGAAGTactcttttaaaaagtgcactttgtaattgttaaattactatttttttagaacactgttttattaatcttttgtcatgctttacATAAGTGCACTTGTTTTGATTTTAGAAAATATATGAAATTACATAGATGTGCTTAAAAAAagcaatgttaaaatcaaataatcacGTTTTTCATATATATgcgtaaaataatgataataatagttacattgtcatgtaaatgtaaataacttgCCGTTATCTGtctgaaaatattacatttagtttGCGCTTGTATCATGTCTATGAAAAAGTgtacttttttccccccaaggCATCCTTACTGTGCTTCATTATGATGTTGCACATACTGACCCCTTGTGGTTACTGGTTGTTATTACTTTTTTTGCTATGAATGTATTCTtaaaaataattctgcatctgCATATTGTACAGTCTATTTTCTTAAAGCATTTTCATACTTTACTTCTGTAGAGGATTCCCTCAGATGGCTTAGTGTCTATTTTAAAGAAGAGAGACTGCACCAGGGAAACAAAGAAAGCTGCACTGCTAAAAAACTCAACTGAACGCAGGGTCCGCTTTAGAGAGCCGGGCAATGCTTTCGATCAAGGTACGATTGTAAGCATATATTCAGACAGGGCCTTTATGTATTGAGATTTCTGTTTTGCATTAATGTGAGACTGATCAAAGCTCATCTTTCTCATGCATACAGATGAGTCGCCCAAAAACTCTTGCCTCATCCTTCTCGTCCTGTGTCTGGTTACTGTGGTGATCAGCACGGGTGGGACTGCTCTTTATTGTCTCGTTGGAGAGGCGTACTCAAACGTGTGTGCTGACTTCTCGCAAAACGTGGACTTTTACTTTGGACCTGTACGACAAGGAGTGGACATTCTCGCACAGTGGCTCTCTTCTGATGCATCATAGCAGCTGTTTCATGCAGTGGAACTGtttctttatattataatttCCAATGATTAACAACAGTATTCCTCTTGAGATAGTATGCACTAATGCACATTACCAGATTGGCCTTAATAAATGTTGCTTTAGTGAGTCACACAGTGCTTCctattaatgaataaatacatttgtataatgtatttaatattgaTACAAAAACAGGTCATTACAGATAATCCTTATATACCACTTATTACAGATAATCTTACTATACTGTACCACTGCCATTCTTTGAATCAGTAACTATACACGCATTGATATAACTGCCTATACAGCCagtgatattgtttttttttttacattttagtactCCAAGACACTATATTCCAAATACACTATCTTTCATTGGTGCTATAATCATAGAAATTCATACAGTATCAACAAAAATAAGCATAAATGTGTGTatgttgaaggaatagttcactcaaaaatgagaaTTGGCTAATAATTTACTTATCTTaaggccatccgagatgtagatgagtttgtttcttcatcagaacagatttggagaaatgtagcattgcatcacttgctcactaatgtatcatcaagtgaatgggtgccgtcagaatgtccaaacagctgataaaaacatcacagtaatccacaagaaaTTCGGACGACTCCAGTGcatcttgatgaataaaaagctacatttataagaaacaaacaaatattaaccAAGAAGCGactgtttgaagttaaaaacatctcgaTGATGAATTATATAGATAAACTCATCTActttttggatggcctgagagtgagtacacaTTTATTTCTGGGTGCATTATTGCTTTAACTGTGGGATATTAACTTATCAAAATGGCTTTATTATTAACAGAACATGAACAGGCTGAATAATAAAGATGATCGATTGTTCTGACTTGATGTCAGTTAATCGTTGCTCCAACACTTAGTCAGCaggtacaaaatataaaatttgataATTGAACAGTATAAAAGAAGGTCGTCAATCAGTTtgttttaattacaaatattatttttgttctgCAGTCAAAGTGAGTGAGTTTTTgtggaatatttaaaatatttgaatctgCTCAGAACCAGAAACCTGTTTCATTGTATGTTCTTTTTTCTTTCCCAAGTAGTATACATGATCTCTTTATGACTAGAAATGcgttttttatatttagaaaGTGGTTTATGGTTTATGCTGTATCTCTGTCCTTAATAATATTGGACTAGTCCTCTGAATGATGCAGCAGTAAATGGAATTGGCACACATAATAAAACCTATGGTGAAATAGGAGCATTTCTCTTTGGAAACCCACAGA encodes:
- the cnstb gene encoding consortin, connexin sorting protein b isoform X1, with translation MEESGSRKSVRWKETSRIPQTAEDIITSYLTASDENQNKLQEAEIMDLQVVKLDSENRNREENFPTNIKSHKCCLDHGRLSGIVPPGPSPSLLASLQSLVEHNDHMLLPHSLHQIAEGYFLEKDYQWAVEFLHLEKLYHERLLSNLASIQEKWESQRKISIQPENNSPLNSNGTDREREHMELLSHICKTHQRPNLSLEKNMDDIKLHNTPALVSKHRRSKQEQALVNSSERENRAEDCSWPEAEQEPEEDCELNEEDEDEEGLEEDEFWNEELQDDTVVDGQVPVDELASLIQVEERIPSDGLVSILKKRDCTRETKKAALLKNSTERRVRFREPGNAFDQDESPKNSCLILLVLCLVTVVISTGGTALYCLVGEAYSNVCADFSQNVDFYFGPVRQGVDILAQWLSSDAS
- the cnstb gene encoding consortin, connexin sorting protein b isoform X2, encoding MEESGSRKSVRWKETSRIPQTAEDIITSYLTASDENQNKLQEAEIMDLQVVKLDSENRNREENFPTNIKSHKCCLDHGRLSGIVPPGPSPSLLASLQSLVEHNDHMLLPHSLHQIAEGYFLEKDYQWAVEFLHLEKLYHERLLSNLASIQEKWESQRKISIQPENNSPLNSNGTDREREHMELLSHICKTHQRPNLSLEKNMDDIKLHNTPALVSKHRRSKQEQALVNSSERENRAEDCSWPEAEQEPEEDCELNEEDEDEEGLEEDEFWNEELQDDTVVDGQVPVDELASLIQRIPSDGLVSILKKRDCTRETKKAALLKNSTERRVRFREPGNAFDQDESPKNSCLILLVLCLVTVVISTGGTALYCLVGEAYSNVCADFSQNVDFYFGPVRQGVDILAQWLSSDAS